The Streptomyces griseiscabiei genome includes a window with the following:
- a CDS encoding S9 family peptidase gives MTESNGSTPQEQSGSMPDWEKRFRAPRVSLPDWAEDAPHRSLFVSNATGTYELYAWDRATDEQRQATNRANGTTDGVLSPDGEWIWWFDDKDGDEFGVWRRQPFGGGPDDEGAPGLEPSYPAGLALGRDGRTAVVGRSTDEDGSTIHLSRQGETPVEIYRHRESAGVGDLSHDGSLIAIEHTEHGDAMHSALRVVRPDGTAVAELDDTKGGTIELGLEVMGFAPVDGDTRLLIGHQRGGRWEPLVWDVVSGEETDLGLADRLEGDLSAEWYPDGSALLVAHSFEARSELFRYDLATRALERVDTPRGTVSGATPRPDGSVEYLWSSAAEPPVVRSTTGEVVLDPPGLRSPGSVPVEDVWVDTPGGRVHALVQRPAGVPGPYPTVFDIHGGPTWHDSDAFAAGPAAWLDHGYAVIRINYRGSTGYGRAWTDALKHRVGLIELEDIAAVREWAVTSGFADPERLILTGGSWGGYLTLLGIGTEPEAWTLGIAAVPVADYVTAYHDEMEALKAMDRTLLGGTPEEVPERFEASSPLTYVDEVKAPVYISAGVNDPRCPIRQIDNYVDRLAARSAVHEVYRYEAGHGSLVVDERIKQLRLELDFAARHLNPAAT, from the coding sequence ATGACTGAGAGCAACGGGTCCACCCCGCAGGAGCAGAGCGGGTCCATGCCCGACTGGGAGAAGAGGTTCCGGGCACCGAGGGTGTCCCTGCCGGACTGGGCGGAGGACGCGCCGCACCGCTCGCTGTTCGTCTCCAACGCCACGGGGACCTACGAGTTGTACGCGTGGGACCGTGCCACGGACGAGCAGCGCCAGGCCACGAACCGGGCCAACGGCACGACGGACGGGGTGCTCTCGCCCGACGGCGAGTGGATCTGGTGGTTCGACGACAAGGACGGCGACGAGTTCGGCGTCTGGCGCCGCCAGCCGTTCGGGGGCGGCCCGGACGACGAGGGGGCACCGGGCCTGGAGCCGTCGTACCCGGCGGGCCTGGCCCTCGGCCGCGACGGCCGTACGGCGGTCGTCGGCCGCTCCACCGACGAGGACGGCTCCACCATCCATCTGTCCCGGCAGGGCGAGACCCCCGTCGAGATCTACCGCCACCGCGAGTCGGCCGGCGTCGGCGACCTCTCGCACGACGGCTCGCTGATCGCGATCGAGCACACCGAGCACGGCGACGCGATGCACTCGGCGCTGCGCGTGGTCCGCCCGGACGGCACGGCGGTCGCCGAGCTGGACGACACCAAGGGCGGCACGATCGAGCTGGGCCTGGAGGTGATGGGCTTCGCGCCCGTCGACGGCGACACCCGGCTGCTCATCGGCCACCAGCGGGGCGGCCGTTGGGAGCCTCTGGTCTGGGACGTGGTCTCCGGCGAGGAGACCGACCTCGGGCTCGCCGACCGGCTGGAGGGCGACCTGAGCGCCGAGTGGTACCCGGACGGCTCCGCCCTGCTCGTCGCCCACAGCTTCGAGGCCCGCAGCGAGCTGTTCCGCTATGACCTGGCGACCCGGGCCCTGGAGCGGGTGGACACCCCGCGCGGCACGGTCTCCGGGGCCACGCCCCGCCCCGACGGCAGCGTGGAGTACCTGTGGTCCTCGGCCGCCGAGCCGCCGGTCGTCCGCTCCACCACCGGCGAGGTCGTCCTCGATCCGCCCGGCCTGAGGTCCCCCGGTTCGGTGCCGGTGGAGGACGTCTGGGTGGACACCCCGGGCGGCCGTGTCCACGCCCTCGTCCAGCGCCCGGCGGGAGTCCCCGGCCCGTACCCCACCGTCTTCGACATCCACGGCGGCCCGACCTGGCACGACAGCGACGCCTTCGCGGCGGGCCCGGCGGCCTGGCTGGACCACGGGTACGCGGTGATCCGGATCAACTACCGGGGCTCCACCGGGTACGGCAGGGCCTGGACCGACGCGCTCAAGCACCGGGTCGGGCTGATCGAGCTGGAGGACATCGCGGCGGTCCGGGAGTGGGCGGTGACCTCCGGGTTCGCCGACCCCGAGCGGCTGATCCTCACCGGTGGCTCCTGGGGCGGCTACCTCACCCTCCTCGGCATCGGCACCGAGCCGGAGGCGTGGACGCTCGGCATCGCCGCGGTGCCCGTCGCCGACTACGTCACCGCGTACCACGACGAGATGGAGGCCCTCAAGGCGATGGACCGCACCCTGCTCGGGGGGACGCCCGAGGAGGTGCCCGAGCGGTTCGAGGCGTCGTCGCCGCTGACGTACGTCGACGAGGTGAAGGCCCCCGTCTACATCTCCGCCGGTGTCAACGACCCCCGCTGCCCCATCCGCCAGATCGACAACTACGTCGACCGGCTGGCCGCCCGTTCCGCCGTCCACGAGGTGTACCGGTACGAGGCGGGTCACGGGTCCCTCGTGGTCGACGAGCGCATCAAGCAACTCCGCCTGGAACTGGACTTCGCGGCACGCCACCTGAACCCGGCGGCCACCTGA
- a CDS encoding sigma-70 family RNA polymerase sigma factor — MITLTPLPSSVPSARSATDESITAWALAARGGDPEAVERFVGALHRDVQRFVAHLCADPQAVDDLAQDTFLRALGSLHRFEGRCSARTWLLSIARRAVTDSFRYAAARPRPADVPDWRLAVEHAQPRGLPGFDDGVALTDLLGALSEERREAFVLTQIRGLSYEDVAELTGCPIGTVRSRVARARATLVGLLAAAEEGVREGEVLATAA; from the coding sequence GTGATCACTCTTACTCCCCTGCCCTCGTCGGTCCCGTCGGCCCGGTCCGCGACCGACGAGTCGATAACCGCCTGGGCGCTCGCCGCCCGTGGCGGTGACCCGGAGGCCGTCGAACGGTTCGTCGGTGCGCTGCACCGCGATGTGCAGCGGTTCGTCGCCCATCTCTGCGCGGACCCCCAGGCGGTGGACGACCTCGCCCAGGACACGTTCCTGCGGGCGCTCGGCAGCCTGCACCGGTTCGAGGGGCGCTGCTCGGCCCGTACGTGGCTGCTGTCCATCGCCCGGCGGGCGGTGACCGACAGCTTCCGGTACGCGGCGGCCCGGCCCCGGCCCGCCGATGTACCGGACTGGCGGCTGGCCGTCGAGCACGCTCAGCCGCGCGGGCTGCCCGGCTTCGACGACGGTGTCGCGCTCACCGATCTGCTGGGGGCGCTGTCCGAGGAGCGGCGGGAGGCGTTCGTGCTCACGCAGATACGGGGGCTGTCCTATGAGGACGTGGCGGAACTGACGGGGTGCCCCATCGGCACCGTGCGGTCGCGGGTGGCTCGGGCCCGGGCCACGCTCGTGGGGTTGCTGGCGGCGGCGGAGGAAGGGGTTCGGGAGGGGGAGGTGTTGGCCACCGCCGCCTGA
- a CDS encoding NAD-binding protein yields the protein MVVCGDDGLAHRLAAELRTVYREQVTLVVPPTARIAQRPVVGRARTAASLLDRVTAVVNRAAGNGDPATGDRTGEPATPDGGARGGGHGPAGGHGGHGPAGGQGDRAGATERILEAGEATEAVLAEAGVERAAALALVYDDDETNIRAALTARRLNPRLRLVLRLYNRRLGQHIEELLDQASALATGGDATDGVDGFGASTTVLSDADTAAPALAATAVAGTSKVVQTDGLMLRAVERPPGRAGQSPGGLCTLALLSATTNDPAGTEGSEGSGERGPQLLPDERAVAEATGRGTVVLDTVRYAGPALPPGRAGGGSLGAFGTLLSRRLRWSLAGMIGCVFALAVAQILITGEHPLQATYATLLDLFGIADPATDQSDSRQILQLLSGLMGLLLLPVLLAAVLEALGTFRSGTALRKPPRGLSGHVVLLGLGKIGTRVLARLRELHIPVVCVEEDPEARGLPEARRLRVPVILGDVTQEGVLEAAKIHRAHALLAVTSSDTTNLEAGLYARSVRPDLRVVLRLYDDDFATAVYRTLRAAHPGALTRSRSVTHLAAPAFAGAMMGRQILGAIPVERRVLLFAAVEVRGHARLEGRTLAEAFRPGAWRVLALDMATPGEPGPPSGLVWDLPPTYVLRAEDRVVLAATRRGLAELLGRRAGAGA from the coding sequence ATGGTCGTCTGCGGGGACGACGGGCTGGCGCACCGGCTCGCCGCCGAACTGCGGACCGTGTACCGGGAACAGGTCACCCTCGTCGTACCGCCCACGGCCCGGATCGCGCAGCGGCCGGTCGTCGGCCGCGCCCGCACCGCGGCCTCCCTCCTCGACCGGGTGACGGCGGTGGTCAACCGGGCGGCGGGCAACGGCGATCCGGCGACGGGCGACCGGACCGGCGAACCGGCCACCCCCGACGGCGGCGCACGCGGCGGCGGCCACGGCCCCGCGGGCGGCCACGGCGGACACGGCCCCGCAGGCGGCCAGGGCGACCGCGCCGGAGCCACCGAACGGATCCTGGAGGCCGGCGAGGCCACCGAGGCCGTACTCGCCGAGGCCGGGGTGGAACGCGCCGCCGCGCTGGCACTCGTGTACGACGACGACGAGACCAACATCCGCGCGGCCCTCACCGCCCGCCGCCTCAACCCCCGGCTGCGGCTCGTCCTGCGGCTCTACAACCGCCGGCTGGGGCAGCACATCGAGGAACTCCTCGACCAGGCCTCGGCGTTGGCGACGGGCGGTGACGCCACCGACGGCGTCGACGGGTTCGGCGCCTCGACGACCGTCCTCTCCGACGCCGACACGGCCGCGCCCGCGCTGGCCGCGACCGCCGTCGCCGGTACCAGCAAGGTGGTCCAGACGGACGGGCTGATGCTGCGGGCCGTCGAACGCCCGCCCGGCCGCGCCGGTCAGAGCCCGGGTGGCCTGTGCACGCTCGCGCTCCTGTCGGCCACCACCAACGACCCCGCCGGAACCGAGGGTTCCGAGGGCAGCGGGGAGCGCGGCCCCCAACTCCTGCCCGACGAACGGGCGGTGGCCGAGGCGACAGGACGCGGCACCGTCGTCCTCGACACCGTGCGCTACGCCGGACCCGCGCTGCCGCCCGGCCGCGCGGGCGGCGGATCGCTGGGCGCCTTCGGGACCCTGCTCTCCCGGCGGCTGCGCTGGTCCCTCGCGGGGATGATCGGATGCGTGTTCGCCCTGGCCGTCGCCCAGATCCTGATCACCGGGGAACACCCGCTCCAGGCGACGTACGCGACCCTCCTCGACCTCTTCGGGATCGCCGACCCGGCCACCGACCAGAGCGACTCCCGCCAGATCCTCCAACTCCTCTCCGGCCTCATGGGCTTACTCCTGCTGCCCGTGCTGCTGGCCGCCGTGCTGGAGGCGCTCGGCACGTTCCGCAGCGGCACCGCCCTGCGCAAGCCGCCGCGTGGCCTGTCCGGACATGTCGTCCTCCTCGGCCTGGGCAAGATCGGCACCCGCGTCCTCGCCCGGCTGCGCGAACTCCACATCCCGGTCGTCTGCGTCGAGGAGGACCCCGAGGCGCGCGGCCTCCCGGAGGCCCGTCGGCTGCGGGTGCCGGTCATCCTCGGCGACGTGACCCAGGAGGGCGTCCTGGAGGCCGCCAAGATCCACCGCGCCCACGCCCTCCTCGCCGTCACCAGCTCCGACACGACCAACCTCGAAGCCGGCCTGTACGCCCGTTCCGTACGCCCCGATCTGCGCGTCGTCCTGCGCCTGTACGACGACGACTTCGCCACCGCCGTCTACCGCACCCTGCGCGCCGCGCACCCGGGCGCGCTCACCCGCAGCCGCAGCGTCACCCATCTCGCCGCCCCCGCCTTCGCCGGCGCGATGATGGGCCGCCAGATCCTGGGCGCGATCCCCGTCGAACGCCGCGTCCTGCTCTTCGCCGCAGTCGAGGTCCGCGGCCACGCCCGTCTGGAGGGCCGCACGCTCGCCGAGGCCTTCCGCCCCGGCGCCTGGCGGGTCCTGGCCCTGGACATGGCCACCCCCGGAGAACCGGGCCCGCCCTCGGGCCTCGTCTGGGACCTCCCGCCCACATACGTGCTCCGCGCCGAGGACCGCGTGGTCCTGGCGGCGACGCGGCGGGGGCTGGCGGAGCTGCTGGGGAGGCGGGCGGGAGCGGGGGCGTAG
- a CDS encoding GTP-binding protein, protein MTTAVPARLPVTVLSGFLGAGKTTLLNHVLANREGLRVAVIVNDMSEINIDAALVRGGEAALSRTEERLVEMTNGCICCTLRDDLLEEVDRLAREGRFDYLLIESSGISEPMPVAATFAFARDDGATLGDLARLDTMVTVVDAVNFLPELAGGDELVERGLDQYEDDERTVSDLLMDQVEFADVIVLNKLDLVDTAAAGRLAAALARLNPAARIVPVSHGRVPVAEVLGTGAFDLERAQGAPGWVRELNGEHVPETEEYGISSMVFRAEAPFHPGRLWDFVTEGLDSGAFGQVLRSKGFFTLAGRPGVVGLWSQAGSVARFEPTAAQDEEAPFAQELVFIGTGLRVDALRAALDGCVVAEAEGGCGVFDDPFPAWDAQGVVCG, encoded by the coding sequence GTGACCACCGCGGTCCCGGCACGGCTGCCCGTCACCGTCCTCTCCGGATTCCTCGGCGCGGGCAAGACCACCCTGCTCAACCATGTCCTCGCCAACCGCGAGGGGTTGCGGGTGGCGGTGATCGTCAACGACATGAGCGAGATCAACATCGACGCCGCGCTCGTGCGGGGCGGCGAGGCGGCGCTGTCCCGCACCGAGGAGCGGCTCGTCGAGATGACCAACGGGTGCATCTGCTGCACCCTGCGCGACGATCTGCTGGAGGAGGTGGACCGGCTGGCGCGGGAGGGGCGTTTCGACTATCTGCTGATCGAAAGCTCCGGGATCAGTGAACCCATGCCCGTCGCGGCCACGTTCGCCTTCGCGCGCGACGACGGGGCCACGCTAGGGGATCTCGCACGGCTCGACACCATGGTGACGGTGGTCGACGCGGTGAACTTCCTGCCGGAGCTGGCGGGCGGGGACGAGCTGGTGGAGCGGGGGCTCGACCAGTACGAGGACGACGAGCGCACGGTCAGCGATCTGCTCATGGACCAGGTGGAGTTCGCCGATGTGATCGTGCTGAACAAGCTCGACCTGGTGGACACGGCGGCCGCCGGGCGGCTCGCGGCGGCGCTGGCGCGGCTCAATCCGGCGGCGCGGATCGTGCCGGTGAGCCATGGGCGGGTGCCGGTGGCCGAGGTTCTCGGCACGGGGGCGTTCGACCTCGAACGGGCGCAGGGGGCGCCGGGGTGGGTGCGGGAGCTGAACGGGGAGCATGTGCCGGAGACCGAGGAGTACGGCATCTCGTCGATGGTCTTCCGCGCCGAAGCCCCCTTTCACCCCGGGCGGTTGTGGGATTTCGTGACCGAGGGGCTCGACAGCGGCGCGTTCGGGCAGGTGCTGCGGTCCAAGGGGTTCTTCACGCTCGCCGGTCGGCCGGGGGTCGTCGGGTTGTGGTCCCAGGCCGGGTCGGTGGCCCGGTTCGAGCCGACCGCCGCGCAGGATGAAGAGGCGCCGTTCGCGCAGGAGTTGGTGTTCATCGGGACGGGGTTGCGGGTGGACGCGCTGCGGGCGGCTCTGGACGGGTGCGTGGTGGCGGAGGCCGAGGGCGGGTGCGGGGTCTTTGACGACCCGTTTCCGGCGTGGGACGCGCAGGGGGTCGTCTGCGGGTGA
- the rpmF gene encoding 50S ribosomal protein L32, whose product MAVPKRKMSRSNTRHRRAQWKASTPALVPFTVDGTTHLVPQRLLKAYERGLLHPEG is encoded by the coding sequence ATGGCCGTACCCAAGCGGAAGATGTCCCGCAGCAACACCCGTCACCGTCGCGCCCAGTGGAAGGCGAGCACCCCGGCGCTGGTGCCGTTCACCGTCGACGGCACCACCCATCTCGTACCGCAGCGGCTGCTGAAGGCGTACGAGCGCGGGCTGCTCCACCCCGAGGGCTGA
- a CDS encoding permease: protein MATIKEEASRRGRHLDPPLLLTMVLVLAVVAQGPLRGLLSAPVTQSWMTVFVAVVVQALPFLVIGVLLSAAIAVFVPASFFARALPKRPALAVPAAGVAGVVLPGCECASVPVAGALVRRGVTPAAALAFLLSAPAINPIVLTATAVAFPGNPEMVLARLVASLLVACAMGWLWQGLGRGEWMRPPERPSYEGQTKGAAFWGSVRHDVMHAGGFLVVGAMAAATLKAVVPATWLNAAADNPVVAILALAVLAVLLSICSEADAFVAASLTQFSLTSRLAFLVVGPMIDLKLFAMQTATFGRAFALRFAPATFALAILVSALVGAVLL, encoded by the coding sequence GTGGCCACAATCAAGGAAGAAGCCTCCCGGCGAGGGAGGCATCTCGACCCGCCCCTGCTGCTCACGATGGTGCTCGTGCTGGCGGTGGTCGCGCAGGGCCCGCTGCGCGGTCTGCTGTCCGCGCCCGTGACGCAGAGCTGGATGACGGTCTTCGTGGCGGTGGTGGTGCAGGCCCTGCCCTTCCTGGTCATCGGGGTGCTGCTGTCCGCGGCCATCGCCGTGTTCGTGCCCGCGTCGTTCTTCGCCCGCGCCCTGCCGAAGCGCCCCGCGCTCGCGGTACCTGCGGCGGGCGTGGCCGGGGTGGTGCTGCCGGGCTGCGAGTGCGCCTCGGTACCGGTCGCGGGCGCCCTCGTACGCCGGGGTGTGACGCCCGCGGCGGCGCTCGCCTTCCTCCTCTCCGCCCCCGCGATCAACCCGATCGTGCTGACGGCGACCGCCGTGGCCTTCCCGGGCAACCCCGAGATGGTGCTGGCCCGGCTCGTGGCGAGCCTGCTGGTGGCCTGCGCGATGGGCTGGCTGTGGCAGGGGCTGGGGCGCGGCGAGTGGATGCGCCCTCCCGAGCGCCCCTCCTACGAGGGGCAGACCAAGGGCGCCGCCTTCTGGGGCTCGGTCCGCCACGATGTGATGCACGCCGGCGGCTTCCTGGTCGTCGGCGCGATGGCGGCGGCCACGCTCAAGGCGGTCGTCCCGGCGACCTGGCTGAACGCCGCCGCCGACAACCCCGTCGTCGCCATCCTCGCCCTCGCCGTCCTGGCCGTCCTGCTGTCGATCTGCTCGGAGGCGGACGCGTTCGTGGCGGCCTCGCTCACCCAGTTCTCCCTGACGTCCCGGCTGGCCTTCCTGGTCGTCGGCCCGATGATCGACCTGAAACTCTTCGCCATGCAGACCGCCACCTTCGGCCGCGCCTTCGCGCTGCGTTTCGCCCCCGCCACCTTCGCCCTCGCGATCCTGGTGTCGGCCCTCGTCGGGGCGGTGCTCCTGTGA
- a CDS encoding TIGR03943 family putative permease subunit encodes MNRQAQTVILFLTGGALLHAGFTDLYLRYVKAGLRPLLIGAGVVLIAAAVATLWYERRARRQDAERPTQDGEPHTQDGEPRTGADEPYAHADEPHAHREPRVSWLLVLPLLALVLVAPPAAGSYTAMRTGTALQKQPWGYPDLPADGPLRLSVADYAGRAVYDKGRALAGRPLKVTGFLAFDGSGTPYLVRMALNCCAADAQPVKVALTGELPAVLQPDTWIEVTGTYTPKRTKDPLNGTAVPYLHVTTTRPVKAPQDPYDEAWNG; translated from the coding sequence GTGAACCGCCAGGCCCAGACCGTCATCCTCTTCCTCACCGGCGGCGCCCTCCTGCACGCCGGCTTCACCGACCTGTACCTCCGCTACGTCAAGGCAGGGCTGCGCCCCCTCCTCATCGGCGCGGGCGTCGTCCTCATAGCCGCCGCCGTCGCCACGCTCTGGTACGAACGCCGGGCGCGACGCCAGGACGCCGAGCGGCCCACCCAGGACGGCGAGCCGCACACTCAGGACGGCGAGCCCCGCACCGGCGCCGACGAGCCGTACGCCCACGCCGACGAGCCGCACGCCCACCGCGAACCCCGGGTCTCCTGGCTCCTCGTCCTCCCTCTCCTCGCCCTCGTCCTGGTCGCCCCGCCGGCCGCCGGTTCCTACACCGCGATGCGCACCGGCACGGCCCTCCAGAAACAGCCCTGGGGCTACCCCGACCTCCCCGCCGACGGCCCCCTCCGCCTGAGCGTCGCCGACTACGCCGGCCGCGCCGTCTACGACAAGGGCCGCGCCCTCGCCGGCCGCCCGCTCAAGGTCACCGGCTTCCTCGCGTTCGACGGCTCCGGCACCCCGTACCTCGTCCGCATGGCCCTCAACTGCTGTGCCGCCGACGCCCAGCCCGTGAAGGTCGCCCTCACCGGCGAACTCCCGGCCGTCCTCCAGCCCGACACCTGGATCGAGGTCACCGGCACCTACACCCCGAAGCGCACGAAGGACCCCCTCAACGGCACCGCCGTCCCGTACCTCCACGTCACCACCACCAGGCCGGTCAAGGCTCCCCAGGACCCGTACGACGAGGCCTGGAACGGCTGA